From the Thermovirga lienii DSM 17291 genome, one window contains:
- a CDS encoding protein of unknown function UPF0118 (PFAM: Domain of unknown function DUF20~COGs: COG0628 permease~InterPro IPR002549~KEGG: aco:Amico_0584 protein of unknown function UPF0118~PFAM: protein of unknown function UPF0118~SPTR: Putative uncharacterized protein) has protein sequence MTKDTTLQKGKSIRRSYVPFIVAFSLMALLTYKVAFPLFRPLAWSALLAFFAYPVYRWLHHGLMKGRHENVAAALTTALIVLLLVVPAGFLATLLAKEGIKVYGQIVDLLSGSKAVDFASISERLPQWLETKGINISAHLSFLGDILKQAGRFLATQIASLSRNLLGNTLRMIYQLIAITVATFFFLRDGHIVLDFIEDILPLSEEEKVSLFTRAKRLLQAVVYGITFTAGIQATLGGLAWWKAGLEAPVIFGAIMFVLAMIPFVGTPLVLLPGAAYLALTGSWKEAIYLAIWALAVVSTVDNFIRPIFISEGSSIHILIVFIGVVGGLAAWGFIGLFLGPLIISLFIFFLDSYRKLWQVSASSSKGPSKEKP, from the coding sequence ATGACCAAAGACACAACCTTACAGAAGGGGAAAAGCATACGAAGAAGCTACGTGCCTTTCATCGTGGCGTTCTCTTTGATGGCCCTTTTGACGTACAAGGTTGCCTTTCCTTTATTTCGCCCTCTGGCTTGGTCGGCGCTATTGGCTTTTTTTGCGTATCCGGTATATAGATGGTTGCACCATGGCCTCATGAAAGGAAGACATGAAAACGTGGCAGCGGCCCTAACCACCGCTCTTATAGTGCTTCTTTTAGTGGTGCCTGCGGGGTTTTTGGCCACCCTTCTGGCCAAAGAGGGAATAAAAGTCTACGGCCAGATAGTAGACCTCTTATCTGGGAGCAAGGCTGTGGATTTCGCCTCCATATCCGAGAGGTTACCTCAGTGGTTGGAGACCAAGGGCATAAACATCAGTGCTCACTTAAGTTTTCTGGGAGATATACTCAAGCAGGCAGGAAGGTTTTTGGCAACCCAGATAGCTTCCTTGTCAAGGAATCTTTTGGGCAACACTTTAAGGATGATCTATCAGCTTATTGCCATCACCGTGGCTACTTTCTTCTTTCTGAGGGACGGTCATATTGTACTGGATTTCATCGAAGATATATTGCCCCTCTCCGAAGAGGAGAAGGTCTCGTTGTTTACGCGGGCCAAGAGGTTGCTTCAGGCGGTGGTGTACGGGATCACCTTTACTGCGGGTATTCAGGCTACCTTGGGTGGTTTGGCCTGGTGGAAAGCAGGTCTTGAAGCTCCAGTGATTTTCGGGGCCATAATGTTTGTTCTGGCAATGATTCCTTTCGTGGGTACCCCCCTGGTGCTTTTGCCAGGGGCAGCTTACCTTGCCTTGACCGGTAGCTGGAAGGAGGCCATATATCTTGCCATATGGGCCCTAGCGGTGGTGAGTACAGTAGATAACTTCATCCGTCCCATATTCATTTCCGAAGGAAGCAGCATTCATATACTCATAGTGTTCATAGGTGTAGTTGGGGGCCTTGCTGCATGGGGGTTCATAGGTTTGTTCCTTGGCCCCCTGATAATAAGCCTCTTCATTTTCTTCCTTGATAGTTACAGGAAGCTCTGGCAGGTGAGCGCCTCAAGTTCGAAGGGACCTTCGAAAGAAAAACCTTAA
- a CDS encoding molybdopterin-guanine dinucleotide biosynthesis protein-like protein (PFAM: Molybdopterin guanine dinucleotide synthesis protein B~TIGRFAM: molybdopterin-guanine dinucleotide biosynthesis protein MobB~COGs: COG1763 Molybdopterin-guanine dinucleotide biosynthesis protein~KEGG: aco:Amico_0585 molybdopterin-guanine dinucleotide biosynthesis protein-like protein~SPTR: Molybdopterin-guanine dinucleotide biosynthesis protein-like protein), whose protein sequence is MPFLIGVSGWKDSGKTTLCKKLVELLLARGWKVGFIKHTEKEVCPTSRSDSQILSDALGESVLWGKDGVVHVQKDKEVSLGKIVSRLYPGYDIVLLEGGKAMSLPKIWVKSSRPPEDVPGIVACYGEGLYEGAAPSFSFGQEEELAEFIEGILRKNVQRLEIYAESRKIPLKKFVGDFIEGAIRGMLSSLKQKPEDRENINIFIKAKK, encoded by the coding sequence TTGCCTTTCTTGATAGGGGTAAGCGGCTGGAAGGATTCTGGTAAGACTACCTTGTGTAAGAAGCTCGTGGAACTTTTGCTCGCGAGGGGATGGAAAGTTGGTTTTATAAAGCATACGGAAAAGGAAGTATGTCCAACAAGTCGAAGTGATTCGCAGATCCTCTCTGACGCCCTGGGTGAATCCGTCCTGTGGGGGAAAGATGGAGTCGTACATGTTCAAAAAGATAAGGAGGTTAGCCTTGGCAAGATAGTTTCCCGCCTGTACCCGGGTTACGACATAGTACTACTGGAGGGAGGCAAGGCTATGTCCCTGCCCAAAATATGGGTTAAATCTTCCAGACCCCCTGAGGATGTACCAGGGATAGTGGCGTGTTATGGCGAGGGCCTCTACGAGGGGGCAGCTCCCAGCTTCTCCTTCGGCCAAGAAGAGGAACTGGCCGAGTTCATTGAGGGCATTTTGCGCAAGAACGTCCAAAGGTTGGAAATTTACGCAGAAAGCAGAAAGATTCCGCTAAAGAAGTTTGTTGGGGATTTCATAGAGGGAGCCATTCGCGGTATGCTCTCATCTTTGAAACAAAAACCAGAAGATAGGGAAAATATAAACATTTTTATTAAGGCGAAAAAATGA
- a CDS encoding V-type H(+)-translocating pyrophosphatase (PFAM: Inorganic H+ pyrophosphatase~TIGRFAM: vacuolar-type H(+)-translocating pyrophosphatase~COGs: COG3808 Inorganic pyrophosphatase~InterPro IPR004131~KEGG: tai:Taci_1225 V-type H(+)-translocating pyrophosphatase~PFAM: Inorganic H pyrophosphatase~PRIAM: Inorganic diphosphatase~SPTR: V-type H(+)-translocating pyrophosphatase;~TIGRFAM: V-type H(+)-translocating pyrophosphatase): METQVILISGVAGIIALLYAVVATGKIKAFEVTNEKVLELSSIIQRGAMAFLSREYKALVPFVVVVAAILGYKIGFASAVSFLLGALCSALAGFIGMRVATGANGKTAFAASKGVNPALRIAFMGGTVMGMSVVGIGIIGILVCYYLYGDPAVITGFGFGASSIALFARVGGGIYTKAADVGADLVGKVEAGIPEDDPRNPAVIADNVGDNVGDIAGMGADLFESYVNSIIAAMAIGIATFGSLGVAYPLLLAALGIVSAVIGTFFVRVKEGGDPQVALRKGTLVTGILIIAGSYFLTQKMFDDITLFWAVTAGVAVGVIIGLVTEIYTSSSFNPVKQIAASSETGTATNILAGLGVGMKSTALPVLLICGAILVGVKFGGLFGIACAAVGMLSITGMTLSVDAYGPISDNAGGIAEMSHMPPEVRKITDRLDAVGNTTAAIGKGLAIGSAALTALALFAAYATAVGLESIDLNDPKVMVGLFIGGMLPFLFSAMTIQAVGRAASKMIDEVRRQFREVPGILEGTGQPEYEKCIDISTAASLKEMIVPGLLAVICPVVVGMVLGAEALGGLLGGAIVTGVMMAIFMSNAGGAWDNAKKFIEEGHHGGKGSGAHAAAVVGDTVGDPFKDTAGPSLNILIKLMSVVALVLAPLF; encoded by the coding sequence ATGGAAACGCAGGTTATTCTAATAAGTGGCGTGGCGGGCATCATAGCTTTGCTTTACGCCGTTGTGGCTACGGGCAAGATCAAGGCCTTTGAGGTTACAAACGAGAAAGTGCTTGAGCTTTCCAGCATAATTCAAAGAGGTGCCATGGCTTTCTTGTCCAGAGAGTACAAGGCCCTTGTCCCCTTTGTAGTGGTCGTAGCAGCTATTTTGGGGTACAAGATAGGCTTTGCCTCGGCAGTTTCTTTCTTATTGGGGGCCTTGTGCAGCGCTCTGGCAGGTTTCATAGGAATGAGGGTCGCAACAGGTGCCAACGGAAAGACAGCTTTTGCTGCTTCCAAGGGCGTTAACCCTGCACTCAGGATAGCCTTCATGGGTGGAACCGTTATGGGTATGTCTGTGGTGGGCATAGGAATCATAGGTATCCTGGTTTGTTACTATCTTTATGGTGATCCTGCAGTTATAACGGGATTCGGTTTCGGTGCTAGCTCCATAGCTCTCTTTGCCCGTGTGGGCGGTGGTATCTACACCAAGGCTGCGGACGTAGGTGCTGATTTGGTTGGTAAGGTAGAAGCAGGTATCCCTGAAGACGACCCTCGCAACCCTGCTGTCATAGCTGACAATGTGGGCGACAACGTGGGCGACATTGCAGGAATGGGTGCCGACCTCTTTGAGTCCTATGTAAACTCTATAATAGCTGCTATGGCTATAGGTATCGCTACTTTTGGCAGCTTGGGAGTTGCCTATCCTCTTCTTTTGGCTGCTTTGGGGATAGTTTCCGCAGTGATAGGGACCTTTTTCGTAAGGGTCAAGGAAGGAGGAGATCCTCAGGTTGCCCTCAGGAAGGGAACCCTTGTTACTGGGATATTGATAATAGCTGGTTCCTATTTCCTTACTCAGAAGATGTTCGATGATATAACCTTGTTTTGGGCGGTTACTGCTGGTGTCGCTGTCGGTGTAATTATTGGTCTTGTGACTGAGATTTACACTTCTTCGTCTTTCAACCCCGTAAAGCAGATAGCAGCTTCTTCCGAGACTGGTACAGCTACCAACATACTGGCTGGGTTGGGCGTTGGCATGAAGTCAACTGCTTTGCCGGTTCTGCTCATATGTGGAGCCATACTGGTGGGAGTCAAGTTCGGTGGCCTTTTCGGCATCGCCTGTGCCGCTGTCGGAATGCTTTCCATTACAGGTATGACCCTCAGCGTCGACGCTTATGGTCCTATTTCCGACAACGCGGGCGGTATAGCCGAGATGAGCCACATGCCTCCTGAGGTTAGAAAAATAACGGACCGCTTGGATGCCGTTGGTAACACCACAGCGGCCATAGGAAAAGGTTTGGCTATAGGAAGTGCGGCCCTTACGGCTCTGGCTCTCTTTGCAGCCTACGCAACCGCTGTAGGACTTGAGTCTATCGATCTCAACGATCCCAAGGTCATGGTGGGTCTATTTATAGGCGGTATGCTGCCCTTCCTGTTCAGTGCCATGACCATCCAAGCGGTGGGTCGTGCTGCTTCTAAGATGATCGATGAGGTAAGAAGACAGTTCAGGGAAGTTCCTGGGATACTTGAGGGTACCGGTCAGCCGGAGTACGAAAAGTGCATAGATATCTCTACTGCGGCCTCTCTGAAGGAAATGATCGTACCTGGCCTTTTGGCGGTCATCTGCCCTGTAGTTGTAGGAATGGTCCTTGGTGCAGAGGCCCTTGGAGGTCTTTTGGGTGGCGCCATAGTCACGGGAGTAATGATGGCCATATTTATGTCCAATGCCGGTGGCGCGTGGGACAATGCCAAAAAGTTCATTGAAGAAGGCCATCATGGCGGCAAGGGTTCTGGCGCCCATGCAGCTGCGGTCGTAGGAGATACGGTGGGCGACCCCTTCAAGGACACTGCAGGTCCGAGCTTGAACATTTTGATAAAATTGATGTCTGTGGTAGCCTTAGTATTGGCACCGCTGTTTTAA
- a CDS encoding DNA primase (PFAM: Toprim domain; DNA primase catalytic core, N-terminal domain; CHC2 zinc finger~TIGRFAM: DNA primase, catalytic core~COGs: COG0358 DNA primase~InterProIPR002694: IPR013264: IPR006171: IPR006154: IPR 006295~KEGG: aco:Amico_0587 DNA primase~PFAM: DNA primase catalytic core domain; TOPRIM domain-containing protein~SMART: Toprim sub domain-containing protein~SPTR: DNA primase;~TIGRFAM: DNA primase) yields MARDQVAEIKERLDILDVIGDYVPLKKVGKNYRGLCPFHTEKTPSFYVSPERQTYHCFGCGRGGDVFSFIMEKEGLTFPEAMRFLAERAGVKLDEGTDYKKAQGMSIFDIMEEAASFFKEQLWSNAGKAAFKYLSRRGLSEKDLREFEIGWAPESWDSLRRHLERKNGQKAVSLALEAGILIRGPKGIYDRFRGRVIFPIRDVRGKLIGFGGRIISGDGAKYINSPESPIFTKGMSLFLLHRAKNPIRERKRAILVEGYMDALKLHIKGFPESVATLGTAVTEEQANLLRRFTERVFLCYDADLAGQEANLRGMYVLQRMGLDVRVVPLPAGKDPDDLLSEEGGQESFKKLLDKALPLPLYHVKLKEEELKDELLRTKARRQVLEGLASLPPLEANSYLPEVARGLGMVLSEVVRSLEEIRKGMKNESGRKGFYDTSNVNINERSHSEESRRPDINPLDALLCYILWTDEKIRGQESPERLLPLLELEEAKAIVLALLHGEDPEELRERWLSVGDTRPLALLAAGGAHIEEYPKDKVYEIVIEALERRAKMKRFEVLKNKKARGEATVEEIMEFSRLAKFLKGGLGGHEPRR; encoded by the coding sequence ATGGCACGGGACCAGGTAGCTGAGATCAAGGAGAGATTGGATATCCTGGACGTAATTGGTGATTACGTTCCCCTCAAGAAAGTAGGCAAGAACTACAGGGGATTGTGCCCCTTTCACACCGAGAAGACTCCTTCGTTCTACGTTTCTCCAGAAAGGCAAACTTACCATTGTTTTGGCTGTGGTAGGGGAGGCGACGTGTTTTCTTTTATCATGGAAAAGGAAGGACTTACCTTCCCTGAGGCAATGCGCTTCCTCGCAGAGCGAGCTGGCGTGAAGCTTGATGAAGGAACTGACTACAAGAAAGCTCAAGGGATGAGTATTTTTGACATTATGGAAGAAGCAGCAAGTTTTTTCAAGGAGCAGCTTTGGTCCAATGCAGGGAAAGCAGCGTTCAAGTACCTCTCAAGGAGAGGATTAAGTGAGAAAGATCTTCGAGAATTCGAGATTGGATGGGCGCCCGAAAGTTGGGATAGCCTGAGACGTCACTTAGAGAGGAAAAATGGTCAGAAGGCTGTGTCATTGGCCTTGGAGGCGGGCATTCTAATAAGAGGCCCCAAGGGTATATATGATAGATTCAGAGGAAGAGTAATTTTTCCCATAAGGGATGTTAGAGGGAAGCTTATAGGCTTTGGGGGCCGGATAATATCGGGAGACGGAGCCAAATACATAAACAGTCCTGAAAGTCCAATATTCACGAAGGGAATGTCTCTTTTTCTTTTACATAGGGCAAAAAATCCTATAAGGGAAAGAAAAAGGGCCATCCTAGTGGAAGGCTACATGGATGCCTTGAAACTCCACATCAAAGGATTTCCAGAATCCGTTGCTACCTTGGGAACCGCCGTCACAGAAGAGCAGGCTAACCTGCTTAGGAGGTTTACTGAGAGGGTCTTTCTATGTTACGACGCCGACTTGGCGGGTCAGGAAGCCAACCTAAGGGGTATGTATGTGCTTCAGCGTATGGGACTTGACGTAAGGGTTGTGCCCCTTCCAGCCGGTAAGGATCCGGATGACCTCCTTTCAGAGGAAGGCGGGCAGGAGAGCTTCAAGAAGCTTCTCGATAAAGCCTTACCCCTGCCTCTTTACCACGTCAAGTTGAAGGAAGAAGAATTGAAGGATGAATTGCTGAGAACCAAAGCAAGAAGACAAGTCCTGGAAGGGCTTGCTTCTTTGCCGCCTTTAGAGGCAAATAGTTACCTACCCGAAGTGGCGCGAGGGTTGGGGATGGTGCTATCAGAGGTGGTAAGGAGCTTAGAGGAGATAAGAAAAGGGATGAAAAACGAATCTGGGAGAAAAGGGTTTTATGACACTTCAAACGTAAATATAAATGAGAGATCTCACAGTGAGGAAAGTAGAAGGCCAGATATAAATCCATTAGATGCTCTATTATGCTATATCCTATGGACAGATGAGAAAATAAGGGGGCAGGAATCTCCCGAAAGGCTTTTGCCCCTTTTGGAGCTGGAGGAGGCAAAGGCCATAGTTTTGGCGTTATTACATGGAGAAGATCCTGAAGAATTGAGAGAAAGATGGCTCAGTGTCGGGGATACTCGTCCTTTGGCTCTTTTGGCAGCAGGTGGAGCCCACATAGAAGAGTATCCTAAGGATAAAGTTTACGAAATTGTAATAGAAGCCTTGGAGCGAAGGGCTAAGATGAAGAGGTTTGAGGTCCTAAAAAACAAAAAGGCCAGAGGAGAAGCGACAGTTGAGGAGATTATGGAGTTTTCTAGACTGGCAAAATTTTTAAAGGGAGGGCTAGGTGGACATGAGCCAAGGAGATAG
- a CDS encoding RNA polymerase, sigma 70 subunit, RpoD subfamily (PFAM: Sigma-70, region 4; Sigma-70 region 3; Sigma-70 factor, region 1.1; Sigma-70 region 2; Sigma-70 factor, region 1.2~TIGRFAM: RNA polymerase sigma factor, sigma-70 family; RNA polymerase sigma factor RpoD, C-terminal domain~COGs: COG0568 DNA-directed RNA polymerase sigma subunit (sigma70/sigma32)~InterProIPR007127: IPR009042: IPR007627: IPR007624: IPR 007630: IPR014284: IPR012760: IPR000943: IPR005479~KEGG: tai:Taci_1223 RNA polymerase, sigma 70 subunit, RpoD subfamily~PFAM: sigma-70 region 3 domain protein; sigma-70 region 2 domain protein; sigma-70 region 1.2; sigma-70 1.1 domain protein; sigma-70 region 4 domain protein~SPTR: RNA polymerase sigma factor;~TIGRFAM: RNA polymerase sigma factor RpoD; RNA polymerase sigma factor, sigma-70 family), whose amino-acid sequence MSQGDREHEKQGTEMTSKDVMQYIDSFKDLFHMGREKGFLTYEDIEKNLPPEVINAETLDNLYFNLMELGIDLVEEEKGKEGEGAAGTQPSELVDDLGELEDLPLSDPVRMYLREIGKIPLLTPEEEVELAKRVEEGDPEAKAKLIEANLRLVVSIAKKYIGRGMLFLDLIQEGNLGLIRAVEKFDYRKGFKFSTYATWWIRQAITRAIADQARTIRIPVHMVETINKLIRVSRQLVQQLGREPTAEEIAAEMGIAPEKVEEIHRIAQEPVSLETPIGEEEDSELGDFLEDKDIPSPEEAAAQQLLREQLEEMLEELTDREREVLRLRFGLEDGHPYTLEEVGRRFGVTRERIRQIEAKALRKLRHPSRSKKLRDYLD is encoded by the coding sequence ATGAGCCAAGGAGATAGAGAACATGAAAAACAGGGGACAGAAATGACCAGCAAGGATGTGATGCAGTACATCGATAGCTTTAAAGATCTTTTCCATATGGGACGAGAGAAGGGTTTTTTAACTTATGAGGATATAGAGAAGAACCTGCCCCCTGAGGTTATAAACGCCGAGACCCTTGATAATCTTTACTTTAATCTGATGGAGCTAGGGATCGATTTAGTGGAGGAAGAAAAGGGCAAAGAAGGAGAAGGTGCCGCTGGGACCCAGCCGTCGGAGCTGGTCGATGACCTAGGAGAACTTGAGGATCTTCCTCTCTCCGACCCGGTAAGAATGTACTTGAGAGAGATAGGGAAAATTCCTTTGTTGACACCTGAAGAGGAAGTTGAATTGGCAAAGCGAGTTGAGGAAGGTGATCCCGAAGCCAAAGCCAAGCTAATAGAGGCCAACTTGAGGCTCGTGGTAAGTATAGCCAAGAAGTACATAGGAAGAGGGATGTTGTTCTTGGATCTGATTCAAGAAGGCAACCTGGGCCTAATAAGGGCTGTGGAGAAGTTTGATTACCGCAAAGGGTTCAAGTTCAGTACCTACGCCACGTGGTGGATACGTCAGGCCATAACTAGGGCCATCGCGGATCAGGCTAGGACGATACGCATACCTGTTCACATGGTGGAGACCATAAACAAGCTTATAAGGGTCTCTCGTCAACTGGTCCAGCAGCTAGGGAGAGAACCCACTGCTGAGGAAATTGCTGCGGAGATGGGAATCGCGCCGGAGAAAGTGGAAGAAATACACAGGATAGCCCAGGAACCGGTCTCCTTAGAAACCCCAATAGGTGAAGAGGAAGACAGCGAATTGGGTGACTTTCTTGAGGACAAGGACATTCCTAGCCCCGAGGAGGCCGCAGCTCAGCAGCTTTTGAGGGAGCAACTGGAAGAGATGCTGGAAGAGCTTACCGACAGAGAAAGGGAAGTTTTAAGGCTTCGCTTCGGACTGGAGGACGGCCACCCCTACACACTGGAGGAGGTAGGTCGCCGTTTCGGAGTCACCAGGGAACGCATAAGGCAGATAGAGGCAAAGGCATTGAGGAAACTCAGGCATCCGAGCCGAAGCAAGAAGTTGCGAGATTATCTCGATTGA
- a CDS encoding RNA-binding S4 domain protein (PFAM: S4 domain~COGs: COG1188 Ribosome-associated heat shock protein implicated in the recycling of the 50S subunit (S4 paralog)~InterPro IPR002942~KEGG: tai:Taci_1221 RNA-binding S4 domain protein~PFAM: RNA-binding S4 domain protein~SMART: RNA-binding S4 domain protein~SPTR: RNA-binding S4 domain protein) codes for MRIDKFLKLARVIKRRTLAQEMIEIGAVRVNGKVVKASKEIQPGDVVEVAFPSRVVSFKVLPFEEKELKRGARPFDVLEERKVNPDEKPWND; via the coding sequence ATGAGGATAGATAAATTTCTTAAGCTGGCAAGGGTAATAAAAAGACGAACCCTGGCTCAGGAGATGATAGAGATCGGAGCCGTTCGTGTAAACGGAAAGGTCGTCAAGGCGTCGAAGGAAATACAGCCAGGCGACGTGGTGGAAGTGGCCTTTCCTTCGAGGGTTGTGAGCTTCAAGGTTCTGCCCTTTGAGGAGAAGGAGCTTAAAAGAGGGGCCAGGCCTTTTGATGTATTGGAGGAGCGGAAGGTCAATCCTGACGAAAAACCGTGGAACGACTAG
- a CDS encoding enolase (PFAM: Enolase, N-terminal domain; Enolase, C-terminal TIM barrel domain~TIGRFAM: phosphopyruvate hydratase~COGs: COG0148 Enolase~InterPro IPR020811: IPR020810: IPR000941: IPR020809~KEGG: aco:Amico_0589 enolase~PFAM: Enolase-like~PRIAM: Phosphopyruvate hydratase~SPTR: Enolase;~TIGRFAM: enolase), which produces MSYITGVHSRQILDSRGNPTIETEVWLDSGVVARASVPSGASTGTFEALELRDGGDRYLGKGVEKAVANVKEKIAPEIIGLEAWDIWAIDKIMIELDGTENKSRLGANAMLSVSLAVARAAALDRGLPLWAFLGGAGPFSLPVPMMNVINGGAHADNNLDIQEFMIVPFKACCFSEALRAGVEIYHTLKRVLKERGLSTAIGDEGGFAPNLASNRQALEVLVDSISAAGYKPGEEVALALDVAASELYSEGVYHLKGEGKVLKAEEMVSYYEGLKKDFPIISIEDGMAEEDWDGWKVLTEALGETLQLVGDDLFVTNMKRLERGIKSGVANAILIKLNQIGTVTETVEVVRKAAKSGYASIISHRSGETEDTFISDLSVALSAGQIKTGAPARVDRVAKYNQLLRIEEELGEHDRFSGIDAFNKVAQAYSRSWCVTDQVC; this is translated from the coding sequence ATGAGCTACATTACAGGCGTTCACTCAAGGCAGATATTGGATTCACGAGGTAATCCGACCATCGAGACTGAGGTGTGGTTGGATTCGGGAGTCGTGGCTAGGGCTTCGGTTCCCTCTGGAGCTTCGACCGGCACCTTCGAGGCTTTGGAATTGAGAGATGGCGGAGATCGCTATCTTGGCAAAGGGGTAGAGAAAGCTGTTGCCAACGTAAAGGAGAAGATCGCTCCCGAGATAATAGGTTTGGAAGCGTGGGATATATGGGCCATAGACAAGATCATGATAGAGCTGGATGGTACAGAAAACAAAAGCCGCCTAGGGGCGAACGCAATGCTATCCGTTTCCCTGGCGGTCGCTAGGGCTGCTGCCCTTGATAGGGGGCTTCCTTTATGGGCCTTTTTGGGAGGCGCAGGACCCTTTAGCCTTCCGGTTCCCATGATGAACGTCATAAACGGCGGTGCTCACGCCGATAACAACCTGGACATTCAGGAGTTCATGATAGTTCCCTTCAAGGCTTGTTGCTTTTCCGAAGCCCTGAGAGCAGGAGTGGAGATTTATCATACCTTGAAAAGGGTGCTGAAGGAGAGAGGGCTTTCTACGGCCATAGGAGATGAGGGCGGGTTCGCGCCCAACCTTGCCTCCAATAGGCAGGCCCTGGAGGTTTTGGTGGATTCCATATCTGCTGCCGGATACAAACCTGGCGAAGAGGTGGCGCTGGCCCTCGATGTAGCAGCATCTGAACTTTACAGTGAAGGCGTTTACCATCTGAAGGGCGAGGGTAAGGTTTTAAAGGCCGAGGAGATGGTCTCTTATTATGAGGGACTGAAGAAAGATTTCCCCATCATATCCATAGAGGACGGAATGGCAGAGGAGGACTGGGATGGCTGGAAGGTCCTGACTGAGGCCTTAGGAGAAACCTTGCAGCTGGTGGGGGATGATCTTTTTGTCACCAACATGAAAAGGTTGGAAAGAGGCATAAAAAGCGGCGTGGCTAACGCCATATTGATAAAACTAAACCAGATAGGAACGGTCACCGAGACTGTCGAGGTGGTGAGAAAAGCTGCCAAAAGCGGATACGCCTCCATAATCTCCCACAGATCAGGGGAAACGGAGGATACGTTCATCAGTGACCTCTCCGTGGCCCTTTCAGCGGGACAGATAAAGACTGGAGCTCCTGCAAGGGTGGATCGTGTGGCCAAGTACAATCAACTATTGAGGATAGAAGAGGAATTGGGAGAACATGATCGCTTCAGCGGTATAGACGCTTTCAATAAGGTTGCCCAGGCTTATTCCCGTAGCTGGTGTGTAACTGATCAGGTTTGTTGA